In the Hypanus sabinus isolate sHypSab1 chromosome X1, sHypSab1.hap1, whole genome shotgun sequence genome, CTGTCTGTCTCCCATTCCCCCAGCGACAGCCACATGGAAACACAGGACTACCAGGAATTTGCTGCGGAAAATTACGACTTGGAGAATGAGACCGCTGTGATGCACTTACAGTCTGCTGAGGAGATGGACAGGAAAAAGGAAGAAGAGGCTGACTTAACCAGTTCTAGTGTAACCATGGATACCACTGTAGAAAGCCTAGAAGTATGTATATTAGGAGATGCAGTAGCTAGTGCCAATGAAACATGCCAAGGCCTAGCAACACCAGTTGTGATCCAAGCAGAAGTGACTCCTGTTTCTCCTGTGTTGTGCTTTTCTGACAGTGCTGTTCAGGATAACTCGAAGCCTGAGGAACAGACATATTTAAGAAACTCCACAGTGTTGTATTACCAAATAGACCCAAGCTGTGCTGTAGATGTGAACTGCAGCGATAGAGAGGCTGAATATGTGCAAGCACCTGTAGAATCAAGTTACCCAAAGGAAGCCACTGTAGAAAATTTGGTTGCTGCTGCCGGTAGCTCCTTGGCATCTTGTGTGCCTGTCACAGAGCACTTTTCTCAAAACACAGGGACCTCCAATTGCCATAACATTCAATATCCCTCAATAGAAGACTGCACTGTGTTAATAAATGGCAGTAGCAATGTTCACACAGAAAATACTAAGCAGCAGCCCCAATTACATTCAAACTTTCAAGATGGCTGTCTCAGGGCTTCTGAGGGTGAGCTTTGTGCATCTGAGCCAACTGTGCAGGGCATGTTTTGCCAGTCTGTAGGTCTGAAGACCCCAGGGGAAACCCCGGCACTGAACCCAGTAACTCTGTAATCAGTTTCTGTAGCCAGTTTGCACAATTGCCTGTAGCTTTTTGCtgatttaaatgtttatttatttaggtttttttagtaaaacacaaaaaaataaaaacagtggAAGATCGAAgttagggttttttttaaaagaaaaggcGGAGGATTTATTCAATCTGGATTCCAACAAAGACTCTCCTCTTTCTGATTACCCGTAAAAATGGAGGTAGAAGATGAATGTAGACTGCAGCAGCATGGTTTTGAAATTGTGAATTAGAGTGGGCAAAATTTGgtcccttttttttaaagaaacattTCTTTATCCCCTTGGTCACGCACACACACTTCTGAGTAGTGGTTTGCGCCTGTGGAACGAATGCTTCAAATTAATTTTGCTTTTAATTTCAAGCCTTTTCCAGCATCAGTGAGTTATCTGGTATTCCTCTGACAGAGCCACCATTGCTCTTGGCTCCCCAGTAGATTAGAGCAATTTTGTTCGATaatttccccaaagagaatatgTAGTCTTGAATGGAATACTGTCTAAGGCAAAAAGAGGCAGTTCAAAATATAGGGACCAAATTGGGGGTTTCTAAAATGAGCATAGCCAAGCTTTTAATTGTAAACTGTATGCTTAAAAGATCCTGAGTACAGTCACCTGCATGTTGGCTGCACTATGTTGGATTGTACAGAAGTTGGTTCTTGTACCTGTCACCTTAAATGTCACCATTCTACCCAATGGTTCCTTGTTGCCCTGTTGCATGCTGATTAAGAGGCATTGACTGAGAAAGTATTTGATAACTTTCTTTTGAAAGGGACGGCTGCTGATATCAAAATTCACCCAAGTAATGCAGTGTTTGAACAGTGTGTATTTGAAGGATGCTTTTATTTTGTTTGAACACTCTATTACATGGAGATAGTGCCCcccttttgaattttgtttaAACTTTCATTGGCACAGAATCTAGAAATATGCACACTCTAGTGCTGGATTCACACTCTTAAATCTGCTTTGTGAAACCCAAATCAGGATCTGCAAAGTACTTTAAAATGTCCTCTTGGTGAGTGGATGGTATTTATGAAAAAATTGCAATTGCATTTCTCCTGCCATTTCTGATTCTACCAGTTAAGGGAAATGTATTTGCCCATTTCCCTGAACAGTTCACAACTTGTGTATACACATACAAAAACCTAATCCACCTTTGGCCCTGTGCAGCCATGGAGACCACTTTGGTTGTAGCTTGATGCTTAAACTTGTCTCTGCACAATGTGGTCATTTGTAAATGTGTGCCAATGGCAGACCAGTGCTGGGCTTGGCTATTCATCAACACAATGCTCTGTGTTGAGAGTCTGTCTCTCAGTCTTTTCAGAATAGCTTATCTCTTCATACCCTTTTAACCTAAAATTAAAACCTGCAATGATCATTTTGCGGTTTCTGTTTGGGAGGATGATTGTGTGCACAGCAATGTAATGTCATGGTGTTAGGGTGGGGAAGAGTGTTCTATGTGTGAAGGGGGCCCATTGTTTTCCACAGTGAGGGGGAATCCAGGGTGAGATTTGCAGCTTGGTTGTGTCTCAGAATCCCTAGGCTGCCCTGGTGTTGGTGGAACCCTGTGAATGGTGCAATGGAAGAGAAGAAAATTGACTCCCAATCTTTCCTTTTCTTGAAGAAAATATCATATCACCTGACCTTGAGTGTTGCGTGTGTTAGTCATGATATGTATTTACATGTAACAACTCCATAATAGCTGTAGCATTCTTATCTTGTACAGTAGCTGTTGGGTATAATGCTTTCTCTGTTCTCTGCCTTTTGCACCAGAAATTTCTTAAACCCTCACCATTCCCTTCCAAAAACAACACTCTTATTGAAGAGGAGATGAGTGACTAAGCAGGTAATGTTTCAACAATGTAACCTGATTCCCTCCATGAAGAGAGGCTGAGATTAATGCTGTGCAAGAGCAGCCTTCTATAGTCTAGCAAGTCAGTGCATGGAGGGAAGAGGTTTGGGACACTGTGAATTTGCTGCTTCGCAGGTCTTGGGAGGTGATCTTGTTGAGGATGAAACAGCTTCTTGTCTGTGGTGCCTTTTCATTTCTTGCTTGCAAACCTGTTTTTGTTGTTTAGTTTGTATTGCACATCAGGGCTTTAAATACCATAAGATCTCTCAACTTCACCTGTAGTTACTTTTCCTGTTTTTATCAGGATTCAATTTCAttaattgcatatacacacatttGTTTTcttagttaacaaatttcatgacatatgctggtgatgttaatTCTGAAACTGATTTGGTTTTTTGACAAGTGTTGCCCATCCCCAATTACTTTTGAGAAGGTAGGGTTGAATTGCCTTGAGCTGCTGCAGTCCTGAAGACTAGTGAAATTGTAGGATTAAGACCCAGAAATTAAGGGGTCGTgacatatttccaagtcaggatggtgtgcaACCTTGAAGGGAACCTGCAGATGGTAGCATTTCCTTGTACCTACTCTCCCCGTTctaggtgggagaggggaggaagtggaaGTCTTTGCAAGTTGCCAGTAACTTGTAACCAGACCACACTGTATTGTTAGATCAAGTTCAGATACCAGCTGAAGTGATTATTTACTTATCCTCTTGTTGCTTTGTCTGTCCTTCATTAAGAGGaaagttgtgtgtgtgtatatgtgtagcCATGTTTCATAATGCTAATGCAATATTGGCAAGTGGGAAGAAGGGGTTAGTTTTATTTTAACTAGAAGGGTGAGTGGGTAACAAGTGCAAGCATACTCTCCTTTTGCACATGTGCCTCAGTGCCCAGGTACCTGTTTTCCAGATACAAGATTGTTGAATGTCatctcctgtacacaagtgtaaggagaacaaaataattgttactccagatctgatacagCACCAAAAAAGAAACACAGGCAAAGAatacaataattaaaaaaaacaccataaatataaatacatgatagcttatatacattgattgtatgtccataaggtgactgatgggaaataatgtAGTGGTGgagttggtgggtggaggtgttggggaaaagtaactgtttttgagtggtGGTTCTGGCATGGTTGCTATGTagactccttcctgatggtagtgggacgAACAGTCCACGAGCAAGGTGTGTGGGATCctccatgatgttactggccctttaccagcacctttctgtatatatgtccttgatggtaggtaggctggtgccggtgatgaGTTGGGCAGTTTTGATGACCCGTTGTAGAGGCTTCCTgtctgccgcagtgcagtttccataccatgcagtgatgcagcttgttagggtgCACTCCACTGTGCACCTGTAGAATGATGAGTATAGATGTGGAAAGTCCGGCTCTCTTCAGCCTGCTCAGTCAGGAAAGGtcaccaatgcctctgctttctgtgtagaatgtgttctgtgactgagaggttgtgtgtgatgtacactctcagaagtttgaaactgtttgtagtttccactgctgtgctgccaatGTAAAGTGACGCGAGTTCTCTTGAatttgataaccatctcctttgtcttattgacagtaaggaagaggttatttgcttgACATCAGGtcttgagctcttccacctcctctctggagATTACCTCATCatcgttggtgatgagccccaccactgtcatcATCAGTGAATTTAACGATGCGTTTGGCCCTGCAGTCATGAGTGAGCAGAGTGTACCACAATGGGCTTAGCATGCATCCTTGGGGGGCACCCGTATAGAGGATGATAGGGAGGGACGAGCAGTTCTGCATCCTGACTGTTTGTTAGGAAGTTCAACACCCaattgcacagtggtgtatttagaccgagGAGTAAAGTGTTTGTTCACtgaggtctgtgggacaatagtgttgaatgccgtACTGAAATCCAGAAAATGGCATGTCAGGGTGTCAAGGCCATGTGAATGATAGATGCTGTGGCATCTGTCGTAGAACAGTTGTGTCGGTAAGCATATTGATGAGTGTCCAATGTGGCAGGCATGAACTTTAGGATATGTGCCATTatcagccattcaaagcacttcaagTATGTGATCTCCACCTGGTTGCTGTGAATTAAAagcagtgatcccagccctggtGTCCAGGCACTCTGCAATACTTTCCCCTCACCTTAACTCTCACTTTGGCTTCCCATCTGCCAACTTTTCACTTATCAGTTCCTGAATTTAAATAGAGCTCCCTGTTCTACAGAGCATTGCCAGTGGTTTTTGGAAGTCTGCCTCTACCCAGGATGGCATAGAAGGAGGGAGGAAAGTTGCTTTATCTGGCCCTAACCCTGTGTGAAGGAAATATATTGAAATTTGGATCTAGATTTCAAGTCaattcactttttattgtcactttgaccataactgctggcacagtacacagtaaaaatgagacaatgtttttcaggaccatggtgttatatgaaacagtgcaaaaactagactgaactacgtagaaACAAAAAGCTACACTACacgacagacctacccaggactgcataaagcacacaaaacagtgcaggcattacaataaataataaacaagacaatagggcagtaagacgtcagtccaggctctgggtattgaggagtctgatagcttgggagaagaaacttgcatagtctggtcgtgagagcccgaatgctacAGTGCTTttccccagatggcaggagggagaagagtttgtgcgtggggtccttcataatgctgtttgctttgtggatgcagcgtgtagtgtaaatgtccatgatggcgggaagagagaccccgatgatcttctcagctgacctcacaatccgctgcagggtcttgcgatccgtgatggtgcaatttccgaaccaggcagtgatgcagctgctcaggatattctcaatacaacccctgttgaatgtgatgaggatggggggtgggcgATGGACTTTCTTCagacttcgcagaaagtagagacactgctgggctttctttgctatggagctggtgttgaggaaccaggtgagattctccgccaggtgaacgccaagaaatttggtgcttttaatgatttctactgaggagccgtcgatgttcagtggggagtggttgctctgtgccctcctgaagtcaacaaccatctcttctgttcACATTGCCTAGATTTGCTAAGGAAGTCCTGATGAACCTGGTCCTAATGCAGATAGGCTGGTGGGAGAAGTCCTCATACCAGCCCCAAACAAGGACAATTTGATGGGGATGGTCTTTATCTTATTCTAATGACAATTTGGCGACGGCAGTCTTTGTGTACCTGCTGGTAATCCAGAATGGAATAGAGGTGCTCAATTGACATTTACCTACAAATGACATCTTTGTATCAGGATAACCATAAATCCTTGAATTGTCATGGGTGTTCATGATTACCTGACCCTGAGAATTCTTTACATTTTTTTCAACCCTGGTCACATTACAAATCTAAATTTTAAAATCCACTCCAGTAGTAAAGCCTGTAAATTGCAACTTGGATGCATCCTCTTGTACTGTGTGTAACAGCTTGATTTAGTCATTCAGGTCATAGAATTGAAAGCACACTGCAAGGAGCAAGATGGTGATCTGAAACTATGAAAGGCTGTGCTCAAATCTAGTTGCATTTTGCATCTGAAAggcaccatttaaaaaaaaaaattaatgtatacttttttttgttttctggtCATTCGATTTGTCCACTGAAAGTAATGAAGTATCCACTTCTGTCTGAATGAGTGGCTGTCAGTCTGTGTTCTCTTTTCATCTTATTATCTCAGCATGGTACTTATTCTAAGCCACTGGGCTTATCGcagagaaaagaaagaatctaGATTGTCCATACCTGTTCTACATTAATTTTACAGAGCTATTCAAATATCTTTACTTAAATCAGTGTGCTGTTTCAAGTTTGCTCTCATCTCTTTTAAATAGATCCAGTTCCATTTAATAAAAAATGAACTTCCTCTCCTCCCTGACCTCTGCTCAGAATGCTCTTTGGGCCCTTGAGGACTGTATGAACAGTCTGACATACTCGGCATTCTTTCCTTGTGCCTAATCACTGCTGTTACACAGGGTCACAGTTGGACCTCTGCCACTGCACAGTTCCACATGCCATCAGCCTCCCCGCTTAGCTCTGAAGCTGCAGTGTGCTCGCACTGAGTCCAACCTTCACAAAGAGCCAAATGCTCTGAGTTCAGCACCATTACAGTGTGGCAGCAAGGGTCTGGAGAAGGCTTGGCACACAGCTCTGACCATGACCCTGCAAGATGTCAAGGAGAGGATCTCATCACTTCCCTACCATTTCCAGGGCTGTGTGCAATGTTACTTTGATCAAATTTAGTCCAATTTCAGATGTGTAGCATGAAGCTGCACTCCTAAAGACCACTACTGCACACTTTGATGGACTGAATCTTCTGTTGATTAAAGAATTACATAGAAGGGTGGGCTTGTCACCCCGACTGGCTGTCGATCTTTGCTTTTGAAATTACTGACTCTTTCATACAATTCCCAAATCTGGCATCTGCCTCAAATAATATTCAACTGAAACTGAATTGTTTGTTTGAAATAACTGGGGCAGTCAACCACCTGTGTGGAGTTAAAGCTACCGTTGGCTTGAtacctttttttttgaaaagcacTCTGGTTAATGCCAGACTAATATGTGGGGagtttatttaaatatatttgagTCTTGTGAATTAAGTataaaaatgtaatttttttGTTTAAACACTACATACTGACTAGCTACTAGCACTGATTGGTTTATTTATAAGGAATTGTTTGAAAAAGCTGAGTGCATGAGAAATCCTGTTTTAAACACTGTGTATATAATACTGGgatcaattttatttttaaaaaagtatgaATATATGATTGTGATTGAAGCTGAACAGATGCCATGTTTGCGAGGGTTAGAGTGTAAAAGGAGTGCAGCTAAATGTGGCTCACAATTTGCTCAGTCAGAATAAGAATGGATTCCTCGCTGCCTGCATTACATTGAGGGAACAAGACAGATGGATGAAAAATTACCCTGACTGGCCAAACTCATCTGAAGGCAATAAGTTTAGCCACTGTGAAAATGGAATATTATCACATTAGACACAGTTGTTCTGTGGCTGAAATTAAACAGTGTTGTAAAGATACTGTCCGAGCAATGTTAATCCTGCATTTAACTCTAAGTTTGGAAGTGCTTGATACTAATATATAGTGCTCAAAAAGGAAAATGATCTGCATTGGGAATTCACTAAGATGTAAGAACAGGCGCGTAATGGATGCTGCTTATTCAaagcaaggccagcatttaatgCCTATGTTAAGTGCGGTTGAAAGGGAGTGTCTTGCCACTGCAGAGGGCAGTTAATAGTTGAACCATATTGCTCTAGGTCTGGAGTCACAAAGATCAGACTAAGTAACGATGGCAGATTTTCTCCTGGAAGGATATTAGTAAACCAAATGGAGTTATTGCCGTTTTAAGCAAGTGGTCTAAGTTTTTGGagctgggggagagggagaagtaactttgataatttttttaatcCATAGTTGTCACTGTTGCACTTTGTTAGTGGCCTTGTGACCAGTTCGTTGCAAATCTATCTGTAGATACTGTACATAGAGCAGAatatttctcactgctgcctcctTGAGGAGGAAATTAATCTTACAAATGGAGGAGAAAATAATTAAGGCAAATAATTTGGCCTGGAGGTCAAGGAGATGACCAGAACAAATCAAATCATTGGGTCCCAGCTGCTTCAACAGTGCACAACTATGGGAAAAGCCAACTGTTTGGAGTGCACTATGACTTGGAACGTGAGGGGAGTAACTGATCCTGAACTGCTGTAAAGTGGTCTTGCAGGTCAACTCCCCCAGTTGGTGAGGCAGGAGGGAAAGCAAGAGTCTGCAGAGGGTTTTCAATTTTTATTTAATGGATGTGTGAAGGAAGTGTCACCGCTTGTAACATGGTGTTTCTGCCACCACTGGGACTTTATACAGTAAATGCAAGCACTGTGCTGTTAGGGCAGCAAAGACAGAGCTACTTTGTAATGTAGCTGCACAGAAGATTGGATCATGTTCAGATTACTACCCTGTATTCAAGTGCTCTGCATTAGAAGCTACTGCAAAGCAAGTGTACAAGTTGCTGACAGTTTTTATGTAGCAGCCTTCTGCATTGTACCAGTTGCTTATATATAGATAAGAAAATGCACTAACATGCAAATTACACACCATGTTTTATAGTAAACCTGCAGGGCCAAGAGGTGAAATTGCCTCTCCTTTTTAAAAAGTTGCTGAACTAAGTTGCTTCAAAATAGTTTTGATGCCAGctgtcactctgtgactgaccacaaACTATTGTACTGATGGAGAAAGTAAATTGACATTAAGTCTGTAATTTACAGGGTGGGCATACTCAGTGCTTTTAAAGTGACCAAGAACTGAAGTATTTATGTGAACAAATGCAAACTGGTTAGGTCTAAGTTGCTTCATGTTGATTTGTTCTATGTTGGTTGTAATCCTACTTGTTTCTCTTCTCTGCCCTACCCCTTAACTGTAAACGAGTCACATTTTGCCCCCAAACCATAAATAGGCATGAAAGCGCACAAACATCCCTGCACCACTTCCACTGCAATGCATCTGTTATGTCGCAAAGTTGTAGTCTTGACGCAAATTACAACATTGAGTCGAGCGGCTGGCAAACACAGCAAAATGTTTCTTTTCAATAAAGGCCCTTTGAACCAATTTTGCAAAGTGGACTTTCTCTGCCCCGAGTGGTTTGTGTAGTGTGCTAATGGTATATTTGTGGATCTGGATTAAATGAGACTCAAAGCAAAAGAAATTATTTGGCACTTCCCATATGGTCTCTACTCAATTCTGCGAGCAATAGTTTTCTTCTACTACAGTTTGTATCTTCTGTTTCAGCACCGGAAGGTTGTGGATTCAAGTTCCACTCCAGAGGCTTGAACACAAACTCTAGACCAGCACTTCCAGTACAGTGCTGCAGGATTGGAGCGACAATGCTAAGGAGTGCTGAAACACTGAGGAAATGCTGGGAGAATTGTGCTGGCAGAAGGCAGTGCTGAGATGTATTGGGTTTCTGGAGGGTCATTACCAATGCAGCATCGCAATTTTAGCAAGTGCTGTTTGCTGCCAGCCTTCTTGGGTGGATGTAAAAGATTGCACAGTACTCTTAAGAGCAGGGATGATCTCCCTATTCTCCTGCCCAATATTAATTCTACAACCGACAACTGGGAGCAGATTATCAAACATTAATTCATCGCTGATTATTTGTCTCCTTCACTTAGTGGATGAATGTGTGAAAACCCTAAGAGTTTGCTCTGAAGGAGATAAACCTTAGCATgggaggtggtggaggggggAGCAAGGCAGCTATTCATGGTATCAGCAAGTTGAAAAGAATGTGAGAGATTGCCACAAGCTTGGAACTGTAACATAAAGAAGAACAAAGGGCATTGATTTGGTTGCTTTCCACAAGGTTGTGCCTTATCAGTAAACATTTGGTGGGTGATTATTTTATTGGACCAATGAGGGAGTACGACATCTTGCCTGGCATAATGTCATATACTCCCACATTTGGCTAATAATTACAATTTTTGTTAAAGCAAACTGCTGAAAGGCTTGTTTATAAAGACCTTATTCATTTAACTTTAGATAGTATATCTCTCCTCTCTGTTTTCAGTCAGAGCCAAATTTGAGCTACTTCAGTGCTTGTGATTAATTGCAGATAACTGCTGCTACTAGTTGGTCAGGTTAAAAGGCTGCATACCAACATGAGGTATTGTAAGgttgccagtcaacattaaaAGGAAAAGTTATACTCCTTGATGTTTAAGAATGCA is a window encoding:
- the LOC132384604 gene encoding cysteine/serine-rich nuclear protein 2-like isoform X2, which gives rise to MRAKSVRFDQVTVYYFTRRQGFTSVPSQGGSSLGMARHHSCIRRYTLCEFAEEQEHLHRQMLRDHLKEEKLNVRKMKLTKNGTVESEEANVLTIDDVSDDDIDVDSIEVDDYFFLQPLPTKRRRALLRASGVNRIDTEEKHELRAIRSSREECGCDCRFYCDPEVCPCSKAGIKCQVDRMSFPCGCSKDGCANTAGRIEFNPIRVRTHYLHTIMKLELENKQQDLQQQQLSLSVSHSPSDSHMETQDYQEFAAENYDLENETAVMHLQSAEEMDRKKEEEADLTSSSVTMDTTVESLEVCILGDAVASANETCQGLATPVVIQAEVTPVSPVLCFSDSAVQDNSKPEEQTYLRNSTVLYYQIDPSCAVDVNCSDREAEYVQAPVESSYPKEATVENLVAAAGSSLASCVPVTEHFSQNTGTSNCHNIQYPSIEDCTVLINGSSNVHTENTKQQPQLHSNFQDGCLRASEGELCASEPTVQGMFCQSVGLKTPGETPALNPVTL
- the LOC132384604 gene encoding cysteine/serine-rich nuclear protein 2-like isoform X3 — translated: MAMSRSLKRRFEEVDGSSFCSSPKESDDDISNSDSADSCDSLNSPSSREMCPPSILKKQKLMRAKSVRFDQVTVYYFTRRQGFTSVPSQGGSSLGMARHHSCIRRYTLCEFAEEQEHLHRQMLRDHLKEEKLNVRKMKLTKNGTVESEEANVLTIDDVSDDDIDVDSIEVDRMSFPCGCSKDGCANTAGRIEFNPIRVRTHYLHTIMKLELENKQQDLQQQQLSLSVSHSPSDSHMETQDYQEFAAENYDLENETAVMHLQSAEEMDRKKEEEADLTSSSVTMDTTVESLEVCILGDAVASANETCQGLATPVVIQAEVTPVSPVLCFSDSAVQDNSKPEEQTYLRNSTVLYYQIDPSCAVDVNCSDREAEYVQAPVESSYPKEATVENLVAAAGSSLASCVPVTEHFSQNTGTSNCHNIQYPSIEDCTVLINGSSNVHTENTKQQPQLHSNFQDGCLRASEGELCASEPTVQGMFCQSVGLKTPGETPALNPVTL